One Sanguibacter sp. HDW7 DNA window includes the following coding sequences:
- the atpD gene encoding F0F1 ATP synthase subunit beta — MTATTVDTGAAGAKTPGVGRVARVIGPVVDIEFPSDQIPELYNALQVEIDLSSQGEGEKSFTLNLEVAQHLGDSMVRAIALKPTDGLVRGSEVRDTGAPISVPVGDITKGHVFDVTGEVLNAEPGERIEITERWPIHRKPPAFDQLESKTSMFETGIKSIDLLTPYVQGGKIGLFGGAGVGKTVLIQEMIYRVANNHNGVSVFAGVGERTREGNDLIQEMTESGVIKQTALVFGQMDEPPGTRLRVALSALTMAEYFRDVQKQDVLLFIDNIFRFTQAGSEVSTLLGRMPSAVGYQPNLADEMGQLQERITSTRGHSITSLQAIYVPADDYTDPAPATTFAHLDATTELSREIASRGLYPAIDPLTSTSRILDPRYVGQEHYDTATRVKSILQRNKELQDIIAILGVDELSEEDKTVVGRARRIQQFLSQNTYMAEQFTNVPGSTVPLTETIEAFKKIADGEFDHISEQAFFNIGGLEDLERNWARIQKEYGV, encoded by the coding sequence ATGACCGCCACCACTGTCGACACCGGCGCAGCCGGCGCGAAGACCCCCGGCGTGGGGCGCGTCGCCCGCGTCATCGGCCCCGTCGTGGACATCGAGTTCCCGTCGGACCAGATTCCCGAGCTCTACAACGCGCTCCAGGTCGAGATCGACCTGTCGTCGCAGGGCGAGGGCGAGAAGTCGTTCACGCTCAACCTCGAGGTCGCCCAGCACCTCGGCGACTCGATGGTCCGTGCCATCGCCCTCAAGCCGACGGACGGTCTCGTCCGTGGGTCCGAGGTCCGCGACACGGGCGCCCCGATCTCCGTCCCCGTCGGCGACATCACCAAGGGTCACGTCTTCGACGTCACCGGTGAGGTCCTCAACGCGGAGCCTGGCGAGAGGATCGAGATCACCGAGCGTTGGCCGATCCACCGCAAGCCCCCGGCGTTCGACCAGCTCGAGTCGAAGACCTCGATGTTCGAGACCGGCATCAAGTCGATCGACCTCCTCACCCCGTACGTGCAGGGTGGAAAGATCGGCCTCTTCGGTGGTGCGGGCGTCGGCAAGACCGTCCTCATCCAGGAGATGATCTACCGCGTCGCCAACAACCACAACGGTGTCTCCGTGTTCGCCGGTGTCGGCGAGCGCACGCGTGAGGGCAACGACCTCATCCAGGAGATGACGGAGTCGGGCGTCATCAAGCAGACCGCCCTCGTCTTCGGCCAGATGGACGAGCCGCCGGGCACGCGTCTCCGCGTCGCCCTCTCGGCCCTCACCATGGCCGAGTACTTCCGTGACGTGCAGAAGCAGGACGTCCTCCTCTTCATCGACAACATCTTCCGCTTCACGCAGGCCGGCTCCGAGGTCTCGACGCTGCTCGGCCGCATGCCGTCCGCCGTCGGCTACCAGCCGAACCTCGCGGACGAGATGGGTCAGCTGCAGGAGCGCATCACCTCGACGCGTGGTCACTCGATCACGTCGCTCCAGGCGATCTACGTCCCCGCCGACGACTACACGGACCCGGCCCCGGCGACGACGTTCGCGCACCTCGACGCGACGACCGAGCTGAGCCGTGAGATCGCCTCGCGCGGTCTCTACCCGGCCATCGACCCGCTGACGTCGACGTCGCGCATCCTCGACCCGCGGTACGTGGGCCAGGAGCACTACGACACGGCGACGCGCGTGAAGTCCATCCTCCAGCGCAACAAGGAGCTCCAGGACATCATCGCGATCCTCGGTGTCGACGAGCTCTCCGAGGAGGACAAGACCGTCGTCGGTCGTGCCCGCCGCATCCAGCAGTTCCTCTCGCAGAACACCTACATGGCCGAGCAGTTCACCAACGTGCCCGGCTCGACCGTCCCGCTCACGGAGACGATCGAGGCGTTCAAGAAGATCGCGGACGGCGAGTTCGACCACATCTCGGAGCAGGCGTTCTTCAACATCGGTGGCCTCGAGGACCTCGAGCGCAACTGGGCCCGGATCCAGAAGGAGTACGGCGTCTGA
- a CDS encoding F0F1 ATP synthase subunit gamma codes for MAGQQRVYRQRIRSTQSLKKIFRAMELIAASRIGKARAKVTAATPYTEMLTRAVSAAATHGATDHPLLSEREDTNRVAVLLVTSDRGMAGSYSASVIREAETLIERLEGEGKVVDLYLAGRRGISYYAFRNRPVVASWSGESDAPTVETAKEIADQLLGAFLAPAEEGGVGELHVVYTRFINMVTQKPRIVRLLPLEVVEGVTVAGADEPLPLYEFEPSAEAVLDALLPRYVGRRIYTALLQAAASELAARQRAMHTATDNAEDLIRNYTRLANQARQAEITQEISEIVSGADALAAS; via the coding sequence ATGGCGGGTCAGCAGCGCGTCTACCGGCAGAGGATCCGGTCGACACAGTCGCTGAAGAAGATCTTCCGTGCGATGGAGCTCATCGCGGCCTCACGCATCGGCAAGGCCCGTGCGAAGGTCACCGCGGCGACGCCGTACACGGAGATGCTCACGCGTGCCGTCTCGGCGGCCGCCACGCACGGCGCGACCGACCACCCGCTGCTCTCGGAGCGTGAGGACACGAACCGCGTCGCGGTCCTGCTCGTCACGTCCGACCGCGGCATGGCCGGCTCGTACTCGGCGTCCGTCATCCGCGAGGCTGAGACGCTCATCGAGCGTCTCGAGGGCGAGGGCAAGGTCGTCGACCTCTACCTCGCCGGGCGCCGCGGCATCTCGTACTACGCGTTCCGCAACCGGCCCGTGGTCGCGTCGTGGTCCGGCGAGTCCGACGCTCCGACGGTCGAGACGGCCAAGGAGATCGCCGATCAGCTGCTCGGCGCCTTCCTGGCACCGGCCGAGGAGGGGGGCGTGGGCGAGCTCCACGTCGTCTACACCCGGTTCATCAACATGGTGACGCAGAAGCCGCGCATCGTCCGGCTCCTGCCGCTCGAGGTCGTCGAGGGCGTCACCGTCGCGGGCGCCGACGAGCCCCTTCCGCTCTACGAGTTCGAGCCGTCCGCGGAAGCCGTGCTCGACGCGCTCCTGCCGCGCTACGTCGGTCGTCGCATCTACACCGCGCTCCTCCAGGCGGCCGCGTCCGAGCTGGCCGCCCGCCAGCGCGCGATGCACACGGCGACGGACAACGCGGAGGATCTCATCCGCAACTACACGCGTCTGGCCAACCAGGCGCGTCAGGCTGAGATCACGCAGGAGATCTCCGAGATCGTCTCGGGCGCTGACGCCCTGGCGGCGTCATGA
- a CDS encoding F0F1 ATP synthase subunit epsilon, with the protein MADISVDVVAADRAVWSGTARSVTAPAHDGSIGILAGHTPLLALLSAGTVVIRPAQGSELEISVTGGFLSVDSDQITVVADEATIVTA; encoded by the coding sequence ATGGCTGATATTTCCGTCGACGTCGTCGCCGCCGACCGGGCCGTCTGGTCCGGCACGGCACGATCCGTCACCGCGCCCGCGCACGACGGGTCGATCGGGATCCTCGCGGGGCACACGCCCCTGCTCGCGCTGCTCTCGGCCGGGACGGTCGTCATCCGTCCCGCCCAGGGCAGCGAGCTCGAGATCTCGGTGACGGGCGGGTTCCTGTCCGTCGACTCCGACCAGATCACGGTGGTCGCCGACGAGGCGACGATCGTCACCGCCTGA